AAAGGACAGTCTCAGGAATACCTCAAGAATCTTCTTGGTTTCCATTATTCCATTTTGCTTCAGTAGAATGGGACCTTAATTAGGCATATTCATGTTGGGTTGGGATTATTTTTGGTGCAGTGAATTTGATGTTTGACAATTCTGCTCTGATTTACCTTTAGTTTTTTTGTCAGATATAGTATGGAAAAATTTAGTGCTAAAGAAGAAAAGTGTGCTAAAGGAAGAAGACAGTTTGCACAGCTCTTCTATGTtcgttctctctgtctctctctctctctgtctctctctgtctccctctctctttccctctcatatgtctatatctatctattttttcctgattctgttcaatATTTCACTCCTGAATCCCTCCAAAAAAATCTTGATAAATCTTATGCTGCATGTGTAagctattaattaatattaagttattaataaattgtctttttctctcGTTACAGCAAAAGCCTGGAGAAAAGCCTGTCCCAGGTATGAACATCTAACattcttagaaaattaaaaataaaaataataacttttttaggACAAAAGTAACttcattaatagttttttttgatGGTTGAAGTGTAAGACTGTAAGCtgtaagggcagctagatggtgcagtggatagagcaccaaccctgaattcaggaggacctgagttcaaatcctcaggtactcaacacttcctagctgtgtgacctgggcaagtcacttaaccccaattgccttagccaaaaaaaaaaaaaaaaaaaaaaaaaagactataggCTATATAAGAATAGGCACTTTGTTCTCCTAGACttactatattttattgtttcctatATCTAAGATCTTCTAAATTGTCAAGAAAGTGACACTGAAGCATTTCAAACAGTTCGTTAGTGTAGAAGTATTGGTATCTGCAGAatgaattacaaatattttttgtatatgagATTTTTATTTgatgtgcatatgtatgcatacatataaataaaaatacattttatacataatgtattatatatgtatcatgtaataaaatgcatatatatgcattttgaaaatgttctatttttcttttgaactctGTAACACTTATATAAAGatctgaatgaaagaataaaacttGAAATGAGGGGGAAAATGCTACATCTTTTTGTCTCAAACAACAGTTGAGCCCTGAAGAACATATAAAGACTTCTTTCTCTTACATTTACCTTTAGATCACAAGGGTTTTTAAAAGTAGGAGGGCAGGACCTCAGTATTTAGAGAATTTAGGTGGATGctaaaattttgttgttctttccctACAAAAGGATTGTGTTATTTGTGATAGTTATTTTTagaaggcattttttaaaaatttagcctTACCCTCAGCATGATGTTTTTGTTATCAGTGGATCAGACCAAGAAGGAGCCAGAACCCACACCTGAAGCaataaaaacagaggaaaaagagaCACCCAAAAATGTCCAGCAGACAACCAGCACTAAATGTCCCCCTGAGAAACGAATGAGACTACAGTGAATGTTGGGCTGTTGTTTTCCCACTACCAAAGAGAAACATACAAAATTCCCTTTTCTGGATGACATCAGACTTCTGCTATAAAGACTTTATATAATTACAAGATTTAAAATCCCTTGTtacaaatttctctttttaataaaaagctttGGTTTCCTAGGAAAGGATTtatttcatctcccttctttgtatgttagatttttttttcattaatcttttGTATGCTTTACCAtattaattttatgtatatataaaagtgtgtatgtgtttgtcaaataaaataactttatagaatattggatttgggatatttttgtttgctttattccTTCATTAGTAAATTATGGTACTTTCTTTGTATCTGGATCTTCATCTAGCTAACTTTCATGGCCCATCTTATATCATCCAGTAATTTTTTACTTTACAACCTTAAATGTCATTATTACTATTGGTATTACTAAGGAAGAGGTATTTGTTGTCTAAGGGTGTGACCTGTATTATTAGGTTAAATGATTCtgatagattatttatttttcttcacttccATCCCCCACTTGGGACAGAGAAAGGAGATGTTAATCAGATAGGTGATTATATAGTAATATAAGGTATAACACCAAAATATCTATATTAAATTAAGTCTAGGATGAGCCTGGGATTGGAACATGAATCCCAAATGCCCATATGAATGAATTTAGGAAGTTTAGATATCAGTTCATTGTTGCAATGTAGGATTTGTGAGTAGATGCTTATTTGCTTAATCTACTGTTGGCTTGAGAGAAAGTCAGAGGAGGCCACAAAGTCATATCTACTCCCCTCCATCTTGGCCTGTTCTCCTTTTCCATAAAAACTATATCTGGTCAgcatttgtttttgtgtttttagttttttgcttattttttaaaaagtctgaggtctgctcttagggtaaggggagattgtcccaaactTCCTTTATAAGCGACAGTGGCTGTGCTGGGTCCATGCTGACaaacttctggtgctgggtaggcatggccaggtcccacaTTTTTCTGAGGTTCAgaagctcactatttgccttttgtatttgtgttggatgtctcacaTCTAATCTGATTCATTGGCTTGTAAGCAGGACAGTCACCAACACTACTGTAGTCTCTGCACCTTACACCTGCCACCCCccattgaaacagatcttttctgaaattcttacaaaatatcttctgctggaaatttgttgcactccaaatatttgtgggttctgtcactccaaaccCAAGTTAGAAGCTTGATTTGGTATTAATCTGAGGGACATCAAGGAGAGCTCAGATTAAGTTGTGACTCCTCTCCATCATCTTGTTTCCGCTTCTCcaactgtttcccttctaatgtcATTAATGTTTGTGAAAAGATTTCAGTATTATGTAATCAAGATTGTTTATTTTAGTTACTatgttcttctctattccttGTTAAGAATCATTTCTCTATTTAGTTTTGAAGGCATCTCACTCTAATTTGTTCATGATATGGCCTTTTATATTTAGATAATGTTCTTTTGGAATATATTGGGTTACGATGTATTAGCCCTAGACAGCGCTTCCTCCTGGAAGAGCCCAGTTTAGCCATTCACTGGTCTTTATTTAGTCTTTCTTTGACACGTCTTCAGGGTGCCACTGATAATGAAACAAATATTAGAAACAAACACTTCAAGGTATTGGACTAAGAGTGGGGGATTTGGCAGTGGCAGTGGCAGTTGCTTTATGAATTGACCTTTATTAGATTATCTTTCTTTGTTAAACTAAGAGTTCTGGCAGGAAGAGGATAAAATTGAAAAGTGACTGCTATTTAGAAAAAAAGCATCAAAACTTTTAAAGCGCGCCTTTCCTCCTAAAGTCTACTGCTATTCTTCTAGATCAAGCATAGTCCTTCTTCCTGTCTTCCATTCAAATACCTAATTTcatgatggatagatagatagatagatagatagatagatagatagatatcaacATTGCCAGATCTTCCAGGGAAAGGTGCATTATTTAAgagtacttaaaaaaattaacaattgaaGGAAATGCCACATTTTAGTTTATAAgttagtgaaaaataaagatgtaattttatgAGCCTGTTAGGAAACTGTGGATTCCAAGTTAAGACTTAAACCCTTCCAAAATAGTTTTGTCCAAAATAGTCAAAAGGCCAGCTGCTTCAAGAACAAAATGGCTCTCAATTATTAGAACCTGCTTATGCATTTGACAACATCTCATAAACATGTCCCCCACTAAAGGTTCAGCATggcaaaaattacaaaatttagaCTCCTCTCCCACAGAAATTTCTGTATACCAATATCTTATACTAGATTTTAGAATCCTGAAATTCAAGATCCCTTTTCAAAATAGTAATTTTGATTCTATGATAGAGATTGataagatagagacagagataagtaAAAGTGGGAAAATGCAGCCATAAAGCTCTACATAGCCCAGGTttacacagctgggaagtataagtatagatttgaattcaagtcctcctgacttcagggccagcacacTATCTACTGCACCATGTAGCTACCCCACAGAGATAATTTCAAAAAGTTGTAGAAATGATCTCTTACTAAAGGGTTTGctttaaagttaaaaattaaaaacagtatTTGTCAAATCCATACAGCAAACAAATCAAATTTACTCTTTATGATGTTAGATCATAGCAATCAATATTATACCGTTTCTAGGACTATcatggagaaaaagagaatttggagttgaaaattaaattatatttttaaaaaagaaagaaaaagagatccaGGGAGTAAGGAAGAAAGTACAGAGAGGAATATTCTagacaatattaaaataattgtgggaataaaaaagaaaaatcatgatcACAATGAGCCTATATGGGTTCATCCAAAAAAATATTTGAGCCAAACAAACTTCATTTTCCTTGAGAAGCTTACTAGATTCCATAAATCAAGGTCATGGGATACAACTAGTATACTTGGATAAAGGCATTTGACAGCATCTCATAACTTTTTCAACAAACTATGAGAATTAATTGTAGATTGTGTTATTTGTGTCAGGCAtagctgactctttgtgaccccatttgaagttttcttgacaaagatacaacAGTGTTTtggccatttcattctccagctcattttctacatgagaaaactgagacaaaaagagttaagtgaggGGCCTGGGATCACacaagattttaactcagatctccctgactgAAGGCCCCATTCTCTAGCCATGGTGTTACCTAGCTGCCTAATGATAAAGTGAGGTGCATTTAAAGCAGTTTGAACATTTACTTCCAGCCAGAGATGATTAAGGGGGTAGGGGTGTAGCATGTAGGCCTGGAGGAGAATCTTGAAGAGCTACAAGGTTATTTATCAAATTCATAAATTCCATGAGGCTAGGAGAAATGCCTCATACATTTGGTGATAGAATCTGAGTTCACAAATATTACAACAGaccaaatctaataagataatttaggggaaaggagaggaaggtgaTCCAACCTATAGGGAACTTCTGATAAGGAAAACCCCTCTGCCGATGAAGATCAGAATTGGTTCAGCAACTACATAGTTGCAGAGAACCTTGGAAAAAATGCCTGGATTACTGAGGTTGAGTGTTGAGTGACCTCCCTAGAGTAGAAggtatcttcctgactctgaggccagCTCTTTTTCTGCTGTGTCAGATTGTCTCTCAAATGAAACTAAGGAGGGAAAAATACTATGCTTgagttaaatgaaaaaacaacaacaataacaaataccCAAAGTGCATAGATACTTGATAAGAAAGGCCTGCCCAGATAatccatgtgaaaaaaaatcaggaggtTTTTATTGGACTTCCAGCTCAATATAgtcaacaaatataaaatgatcaccaccaccaaaaaaaaaaaaaaaaaaaaaagctaatacaaTCCTACATTGCATTAATAGAATATGTGCTATAAAGATAGTTAGGTGGTATACTAGTTAGAGCTCTGGGACTGCAATTAGGGAAGAACTAAATTAAAAACTGTTCACAGatatatttactaactgtgtgaccctgggcaaatcattttacctctgcCTATCCCacttaactataaaatattaaagtttttttttaatcatatatctAATAacttaacaaataattattaatattttctcagaACTGTAAGAAATAACTCATTtggagtgtaaactgtgagcattgtttttttttgttttgtttctcttcccagattatttttaccttgcgaatacaatccttcctttgcaacaacaacaacaaaactcggttctgcacatatctattgtacctaggatatactataagatattaaatttgtatgggaatgcctgccatctaggggagggggtggagggaaggaggggaaaaactcagaacagaagggagtacaagggataatgctgtaaaaaaaatgcatatgtactgtcaaagaacatgttataattataaaaattaataaaaaaaataaaaaaagaaataactcatTTGGACTTCTATTACAATCAAGATTGATCAGTTTGATATTCTACATAAATCATATAAGGAGAGGTAAGTTCTTATGTGGGCTTCAAACTTAATGTAATGTTTACTACTGTTTACCAACGACAATACTGGCAGATGTCTCCATCTTCTTTTGAAATTCCATGTCCAAATCCAGCATGGATGGGATGCCTTGATACTTTGGAAAGTCccccaatttatttttgtacctATGAACCATTCTCTCTTGTTTGACATGACCAAGTGACCATCTTATAACCAAGAACATTGAAGCTGCAGAAGGAAAACTTTTGACTCAATAAATAAAGGAACATCTTGGGatgggacactaatgtactgtGAATAAAGTTGTATACTGGTCCAATttttctggagaggaatttggattttatagcccaaaaggctataaaaccagacatactctttgacccatcaatattattgttatatctgtagcccaaagacatcaaagaaaaaaggaaaagatcctttatatacaaaaacatttatagcagctctttttgtggaagcaaggaactggaaataatcaattggggaatggcttaacagGTTGTAGCATGTGATTGTGATGAATACTAGCAtattatgagaaatgatgagtaaaataattttcacaaaaaCCTGGGAAACATTAAcaaatgtaaagtgaagtgagtagaatcaggagaatatggtaagagcaatattatataatgatcaactgtgggtgagttagctattctcaacaatataatgatctaaggcaattctgaaggacttatgatgaaaaaatttgCTATACTCAACAAGAACAGATAGAGCCTGAATGCATATggaagcataatttttaaaactttatttttctggggttttttttagtctgtgttttcttttacagcaagattaatatggaaatacattttgcataaatacacatttataatctatattaagttgcttgctttttcaatgaagcaaaaggtcaagaatagcaaggaaattaatgaaaaaaaaagtaaaagatctTAAATTGGTGGTATCATAATTGTCTGATACTggctaaaaatagaaaaatggatcAGTAGAACAGAGTAGACAAACAGTACATAgtacattcattttatagatgtaaaaatttaatttttggtagataagaattcactatttggtaaaaaattgttgggaaaactgaaaaaacaaattggcagaaactaggtagaATAATATCTTATATTGTTTgccaagataaagtaaaaatatatacatgatctAGACATAAGAGAAGATATCCAAGTAAACTAGAAgaacatgaaaaacatttcctatCTGACTTGTGAACAGGAGtagaatttatgaataaagagagatagaacattgtaatatataaaatgaataactttgcttacattaaattaaaaaagattttgcacataTAAAACCAacatagccaagattagaaagaaagcagaaaattgggaaattgGGAGTGGGGAGATTTTATAGTTTATTGGATAAAGggctcatatctcaaatatatagataactaccatttttacaaaaaatgagtcattccccaatttttttttgtggaaatgGAAGAATTTATAATGCTAACTCAATATTAGGTCATTACCAACAGAAGttccagatatttttttttcGAGAGCTCACATATTTTGACTAATGTATATTGTTCAGGAAATGGTAGAAACTGGGCAACTGGTCATGACAGACTCTGAAAATTTTGCACCTaccaaataactaataaaaataatctagtaTTTAGAATTATACACCAGGAAGCTTGCTATCTTTCATTTAATAACAGATGACAAATTTATACACTACAAATGCATACATCTTCAAAATTCAACCAATAAATTATACTGCTGTTGGTCCATTATTGCAGACAGAACTGTAGCCTACAATCTCCTGATATAACATTGTCTCATAAAAATGTAAGAACAATACCATTTGTAGATGCCACCATGCTTACAATCTCCAAACCACATGgaacaaaattctttaaaaatttagaaatgtcaCAGCAATAAATTTTTGTAGGAAGTAGGAAAGTTGTCCAACATCTTCATCACGTTCAAAGATGCTTCCAATGAACCTGCAATAATagctttacatttctttttttaaaaatgtatttatttttaattcacattgctttatgaataattttgggagagaaaaatcagagcaaaaagaaaaaataatgggagagagagaaaaaaaaacagaaaaaagaagtgaacataacatgtattgatttacatgcATTCTCCTTAGCTCGTTTTCTGGATGTAAATGATATTTTCTGTCCAAcctctattgggattgcttttggatcactaaaccactgagaagaatcaagcctttcacaattgatcatcacacattcttgctgttattgtgtacaatgtattcctggttctgtttgtttcactcagcatcagtttatataaatcttttttgggcttttctaaaatcagcttgttcattttttaagaacaataatatttaataattccattattttttgtaCTACATCTTGTTTATCCTCTACTcatctactcatttcccaattctttgctaccacaaaaagaactgctacaaacatttagttccttttccctcccttatgaTTTCCTCGTAATTGCTctactaggtcaaaggatatgcacattccccaattgttgttcatctttcaaCAATCACAACAAGAAGCACAAGAGTTATtccctagttgataaatggttaaaggatatgaacagacaatttttgaatgaagaaattcaaagctatatacagtcatatgaaaaaaagttttaagttatttttagagaaatataaattaaaataactttgagatatcaacacctattagattggctaaaataatagaagagaaaaatgacaagtgttggaggggatgtggaaaaactgggacactaatatagtTTGGATggaatcaattggaattgatccaaccattttggagactATTCTATCATTATCTCCATAGTTATAAAACtgtattccctttgatccagcaattgcACTATTAGGCCTATTTCCCAAGGTGAtcaggaaaaagggaaaataatctctatgttctaaaatattaatataagctctctttgtggtgacaaagaacagTAAATTGAAGGAAaagccatcagttggggaatggttaaacaaattgtatATATGATTGCCATGAAATACTACTTGGCTGTAAGAAATGCAAGCAGATtgatttttaggggaaaaaacatggaaagacttgcacaaaataatgaagagtgaaatgagaattaaagaactcatatacagtaacagcactattatttgaagaataactgtgaatgactaaggtattctgaatattataaatattcaatataCAAAGTCAGTATGAACAGAAGTCACTCCAGACAAGGAATCGATGGAAGTAtgcataatatagttttacatgtatttatgcaaaactatatataaatagatacatacatagttaTATTACagatctatctgtctatccatctatctatatctggaTCAAATAGTATAGTGTAGTGTGAGTAGGATAGTGCGGAGTGGGAAGGGATGAAGAGGgtttagaatttaaaatgtaacaacaaaaaatattttaaaaataaagaaaagtatgcTGTTCACATGTGAACTCCCTTTTTCAATATCCCAGATCTTTCATCATcagaatggatataattatctttaACACTTCTTGGATTGGAATCTAGTGTACACATGGGAAGTACTCTTGGAAACAAGGTCCCAAAGTGACCCATTGTTATTTTCACCAGAATCATCTAGTGACCCTTTTAGGTCATACACacaggcaaaaaaaattaaaaatggtatCAGTGGGGCAAGGGAGGTTCGtgccctctttctcctcctctcgcGCTTAGTAACAATCCCTTGACCAGTATAAAATAACTGCCTCCAGAGCACGGTTTTCACCGCGAGGCCAGGAGAGGTTTCAGCGGCTGCCCGCTGAGCCTTTCCGGGCATCCAAGGATCAGGGCGGAGGGACCGGTCTAGATTTCTCCGGCTCAGCTCTGGTCCTGCCTTGAGTCCTTTGCTTTCTTAGTGCGCTCTTTTGACTGCTGCTCTGGGGAGGCCCCAGAGACCCAGCCATGGGGGTGGCTGTAACAGGGACTGCTCCTTTTCTGAGCGGCCCCCTCCTAGTCCTCGGGCTAGGTGCATTCTTGGCCCCAGCCAGTTGCCGAGACATGTCCCTGAACCATCCTCCAGTGTCGGCTGAGTTAGTGATCCCCAAGAAAATAAGGCCTCCGATGTGGGACTCCAAGATGTCGGGGCAGATCTCTTACAGTTTGCACATCACAGGCAAGAAGCACATTGTGCACCTGCTACCCAAAAAAATGCTGCTCCCTCGGCACTTGCCTGTGTTCACCTATGCAGCAGCCAAGGACGCCCTGCATGAGGAGGATCCCTTCTTCCGGAAAGACTGCTATTACTACGGCTACATGGAAGGGATCTCCAAGTCCTTGGCTGCCCTCAGTACCTGCTTGGGTGGACTCTGGGGGATCCTTCAGGTAAACGAGAAATATTATCAAATCCAGCCGAATCCAGCCTCATCCACCTTTGAGCATCACCTCTATCCAATAGCAAACACAGGCGCTTCGAATCTGATCCGCGCGTTGGCCAAAGAGGAGATAGATGAGGACTTCTTCCAGAGGCAGGGGGCCACATCTCCACCATGCACAGCCACTTTTAATGATGTCCATTTGTGCAGGCAGAAGGTGGAGATGGGAGTTGTGGTGGGCAAATTGGGGTACGGATCCCAGAATAGTAATGTAACTACCGTGCTACAGGACATGCTATTCACACTCAACCTGGTGGACACGCTTTTTATGCAGATCAAGGCACATGCCTCTTTGTCCTCTCTGGAACTGTGGACCAATCCTAGCCCTATGAAAATCATCAAGAAGCTGCGAAGTGTTCTTCACAGTTCTGCACAACCGCAAAGTAGGAGCCCTACAGAACGGCAACTTTGTGATTTAGTTCATCTCTTCCAGCAGCATAGTTTTGACCTTGTCTTTGGAATAGACATCCGAACTGCAAAATGTAATCCTTATCCCAGTTTGGCTATTAAGGCTCACTTCGGAGCCCATCTTATcattttctctgtccttttttcCCGTGAAATGGGGCATGACTTGGGAAAGCCCAATGATGAGGGAAATTTGCAGAGTCAAAGGAAACTCAGTGTCGTGGACAATAAGGCCGAAACCTCTGATTTCTTGAAAAGCAGCTGCACCTTTGATGGTCATTTGACTTTACTGGGTAGTGGGAGTAACTGTCTCAGTAGTACCTCCAAGGAGAAGATGAAAAAGCAGAAATGTGGAAACAAAATCATTGAGGAAGGAGAGGAATGTGACTGTGGTTCTAAGACAGATTGCAGGAAAAACCCCTGTTGCCAGCAAGGGTGTATTCTTTCCAAAGGTGCTGAATGTAGCACTGGACTTTGCTGTCAAGATTGTAAAATTCTCCCCACTGGAAGAGTCTGTCGAGTACAGAGCAATGAGTGTGACCTCCCAGAGTTCTGCAATGGGAGGTCAGGGATTTGCCCAGATGACATATACAAACAAGATGGTACACCTTGTAGCGGGAAAGGATACTGTTACAAGAAAAGGTGTGGAAGCCACCTTCAGCAGTGCCAGGCTCTCTTTGGGCAACAAGCTGAG
The DNA window shown above is from Sminthopsis crassicaudata isolate SCR6 chromosome 2, ASM4859323v1, whole genome shotgun sequence and carries:
- the LOC141556275 gene encoding disintegrin and metalloproteinase domain-containing protein 30-like, coding for MGVAVTGTAPFLSGPLLVLGLGAFLAPASCRDMSLNHPPVSAELVIPKKIRPPMWDSKMSGQISYSLHITGKKHIVHLLPKKMLLPRHLPVFTYAAAKDALHEEDPFFRKDCYYYGYMEGISKSLAALSTCLGGLWGILQVNEKYYQIQPNPASSTFEHHLYPIANTGASNLIRALAKEEIDEDFFQRQGATSPPCTATFNDVHLCRQKVEMGVVVGKLGYGSQNSNVTTVLQDMLFTLNLVDTLFMQIKAHASLSSLELWTNPSPMKIIKKLRSVLHSSAQPQSRSPTERQLCDLVHLFQQHSFDLVFGIDIRTAKCNPYPSLAIKAHFGAHLIIFSVLFSREMGHDLGKPNDEGNLQSQRKLSVVDNKAETSDFLKSSCTFDGHLTLLGSGSNCLSSTSKEKMKKQKCGNKIIEEGEECDCGSKTDCRKNPCCQQGCILSKGAECSTGLCCQDCKILPTGRVCRVQSNECDLPEFCNGRSGICPDDIYKQDGTPCSGKGYCYKKRCGSHLQQCQALFGQQAENAPPKCYKEVNSRGDRFGNCGRGQISIFKGCNAQNILCGRLQCANIDIIPQVPHYYTLIQTYLKEPLEKEGVLCWGTAFNQTAKKGLIDLGAVEDGSSCGENMMCVNKTCLNISSIQQECVPEQCNFQGVCNSRGNCHCDFGWAPPFCQNSGYGGSSDSGPTVDLGSEMNTSFLSWRTYLIRGSICSSFVMLKWAVIMLYKKRKWKKT